In Lagopus muta isolate bLagMut1 chromosome 20, bLagMut1 primary, whole genome shotgun sequence, the following proteins share a genomic window:
- the NCF1 gene encoding neutrophil cytosol factor 1 isoform X1: protein MLVQYKLQRVNSYRCDCSTASVFLGLLTETVQGEGRREQSTGRQQHRVGAAMGDAFIRHIELLGYEKRFFPSQHYVYMFLVKWNDLSEKLIYRRFTEIYMFHKALKEMFPIESGDINAENRIIPHLPAPKWFDGQRSTQSRQGTLAEYCYTLVNLPHKISRCLHVVSFFEVRPDDMNPVTDSQIRKPEVFLLPKDAKKNASDITGPIVLQTYRAIADYEKSSKPEMALKAGDAVDVVEKSETGWWFCQLKNKRGWVPAAYLEPMDGPDESEEQEPNYAGELYMVQKSYTAVEEDELTLKEGDTIEVIHKLLDGWWVVRNDETTGYYPSMYLQKSGEVNTPEKSGLRNHNIPPRRSTIRNAKSIHNKGRKQISQETYRRNSKKYMQNRRNMRGNLQNKDIISEKNEQEENKSKAQPEVPPRPSKDLIMNRCTESTRRKIM from the exons atgcTGGTTCAATACAAGCTACAGAGGGTGAACAGTTACAGATGTGATTGCAGCACAGCTTCCGTTTTCCTGGGGCTTTTAACTGAAACAGTGCAAGGCGAAGGCAGAcgggagcagagcacagggaggcagcagcacagagtgggAGCAGCTATGGGGGATGCCTTCATCCGGCACATCGAGCTGCTGGGCTATGAGAAGAGGTTCTTCCCCAGCCAACACTAT GTCTACATGTTCCTGGTGAAGTGGAATGACCTCTCTGAAAAGCTCATCTACCGCCGGTTCACCGAGATTTACATGTTCCAT AAAGCACTGAAGGAGATGTTCCCCATCGAGTCTGGAGACATCAATGCGGAGAACCGGATCATCCCACACTTACCAG CCCCCAAGTGGTTTGATGGGCAGCGCTCAACGCAGAGCAGGCAGGGCACGCTGGCTGAGTACTGCTACACGCTGGTCAACCTGCCCCACAAGATCTCCCGCTGCCTGCACGTGGTCAGCTTCTTTGAGGTCCGGCCTGATGACATGAACCCCGTCACAGACAGCCA GATCAGGAAGCCCGAGGTGTTCCTCCTGCCcaaagatgcaaagaaaaacGCCAGCG ACATCACAGGCCCCATCGTCCTGCAGACGTACCGAGCCATCGCCGACTACGAGAAGAGCTCCAAGCCTGAGATGGCTCTGAAAGCTGGGGATGCGGTGGACGTCGTGGAGAAGAGTGAGACTG GTTGGTGGTTTTGCCAGTTAAAGAACAAGCGGGGCTGGGTGCCAGCTGCCTACCTGGAGCCGATGGATGGTCCTGATGAATCGGAGGAGCAGGAGCCCAACTATGCTG gtgaGCTGTACATGGTGCAGAAAAGCTACACGGCTGTGGAGGAGGACGAGCTGACACTCAAGGAGGGTGACACCATCGAGGTGATCCACAAGCTGCTTGATGGCTGGTGGGTCGTCAG GAATGATGAAACCACAGGCTATTACCCCTCCATGTACCTGCAGAAATCTGGGGAGGTGAACACCCCTGAGAAAAGTGGGCTGAGGAACCACAACATTCCCCCCCGGAG ATCCACCATCCGCAATGCAAAGAGTATCCACAACAAGGGACGGAAGCAGATCAGCCAGGAAACCTACAGGAGGAACAGCAAGAAGTACATGCAGAACCGGAGGAACATGAGGGGCAATTTGCAGAACAAGGACATCATCT ctgagaaaaatgAGCAAGAAGAGAACAAGTCAAAGGCTCAGCCTGAGGTTCCTCCCCGGCCCAGCAAAGACCTCATCATGAACCGCTGCACAGAGAGTACCAGGAGGAAGATCATGTGA
- the NCF1 gene encoding neutrophil cytosol factor 1 isoform X2 has protein sequence MFLVKWNDLSEKLIYRRFTEIYMFHKALKEMFPIESGDINAENRIIPHLPAPKWFDGQRSTQSRQGTLAEYCYTLVNLPHKISRCLHVVSFFEVRPDDMNPVTDSQIRKPEVFLLPKDAKKNASDITGPIVLQTYRAIADYEKSSKPEMALKAGDAVDVVEKSETGWWFCQLKNKRGWVPAAYLEPMDGPDESEEQEPNYAGELYMVQKSYTAVEEDELTLKEGDTIEVIHKLLDGWWVVRNDETTGYYPSMYLQKSGEVNTPEKSGLRNHNIPPRRSTIRNAKSIHNKGRKQISQETYRRNSKKYMQNRRNMRGNLQNKDIISEKNEQEENKSKAQPEVPPRPSKDLIMNRCTESTRRKIM, from the exons ATGTTCCTGGTGAAGTGGAATGACCTCTCTGAAAAGCTCATCTACCGCCGGTTCACCGAGATTTACATGTTCCAT AAAGCACTGAAGGAGATGTTCCCCATCGAGTCTGGAGACATCAATGCGGAGAACCGGATCATCCCACACTTACCAG CCCCCAAGTGGTTTGATGGGCAGCGCTCAACGCAGAGCAGGCAGGGCACGCTGGCTGAGTACTGCTACACGCTGGTCAACCTGCCCCACAAGATCTCCCGCTGCCTGCACGTGGTCAGCTTCTTTGAGGTCCGGCCTGATGACATGAACCCCGTCACAGACAGCCA GATCAGGAAGCCCGAGGTGTTCCTCCTGCCcaaagatgcaaagaaaaacGCCAGCG ACATCACAGGCCCCATCGTCCTGCAGACGTACCGAGCCATCGCCGACTACGAGAAGAGCTCCAAGCCTGAGATGGCTCTGAAAGCTGGGGATGCGGTGGACGTCGTGGAGAAGAGTGAGACTG GTTGGTGGTTTTGCCAGTTAAAGAACAAGCGGGGCTGGGTGCCAGCTGCCTACCTGGAGCCGATGGATGGTCCTGATGAATCGGAGGAGCAGGAGCCCAACTATGCTG gtgaGCTGTACATGGTGCAGAAAAGCTACACGGCTGTGGAGGAGGACGAGCTGACACTCAAGGAGGGTGACACCATCGAGGTGATCCACAAGCTGCTTGATGGCTGGTGGGTCGTCAG GAATGATGAAACCACAGGCTATTACCCCTCCATGTACCTGCAGAAATCTGGGGAGGTGAACACCCCTGAGAAAAGTGGGCTGAGGAACCACAACATTCCCCCCCGGAG ATCCACCATCCGCAATGCAAAGAGTATCCACAACAAGGGACGGAAGCAGATCAGCCAGGAAACCTACAGGAGGAACAGCAAGAAGTACATGCAGAACCGGAGGAACATGAGGGGCAATTTGCAGAACAAGGACATCATCT ctgagaaaaatgAGCAAGAAGAGAACAAGTCAAAGGCTCAGCCTGAGGTTCCTCCCCGGCCCAGCAAAGACCTCATCATGAACCGCTGCACAGAGAGTACCAGGAGGAAGATCATGTGA